A region of Argentina anserina chromosome 5, drPotAnse1.1, whole genome shotgun sequence DNA encodes the following proteins:
- the LOC126796188 gene encoding blue copper protein, with the protein MEVLVSLSCLLVILVSVSGGNSVHAYKNLTVGDSLGWYDNSQKPDVDYQEWAAANNFSLGDFLIFNTDTNHSVVQTYNETTYKLCDYDNAKEKDTIQWSEGNPSNTETHDVSVAVPLLKEGVTYFFSGDYDGDQCKNGQHFKITVTHGQGLPKSTDESLAGPASSPQSGTGDDESIPDTIVPNSNFNDPKVEDDSDEDKETSGSVSFSVPCVRGNLIFVLLGLVYLLCT; encoded by the exons atggAGGTTCTCGTCAGCTTATCATGTCTTCTGGTTATTCTTGTTTCAGTTTCTGGGGGTAATTCTGTTCATGCTTACAAGAACCTCACCGTCGGCGACTCCTTGGGTTGGTACGATAACTCCCAGAAGCCTGATGTTGATTACCAAGAATGGGCTGCCGCCAACAACTTCAGCTTGGGAGATTTCCTCA TTTTCAACACTGATACGAATCACTCTGTCGTCCAAACCTATAACGAGACAACGTACAAGCTATGTGATTATGACAATGCCAAGGAGAAGGATACGATTCAATGGTCGGAAGGGAACCCGTCAAACACAGAAACACACGATGTGTCTGTGGCAGTTCCTTTGTTGAAAGAGGGCGTTACATATTTCTTTTCCGGTGATTACGATGGCGATCAGTGCAAGAACGGGCAGCACTTCAAGATAACTGTTACTCATGGACAAGGCTTGCCAAAGAGTACGGATGAGTCCCTTGCCGGACCGGCGAGCAGTCCACAATCAGGCACTGGTGATGATGAATCGATACCGGACACGATCGTCCCTAATTCCAACTTCAATGATCCAAAAGTTGAAGATGATAGTGATGAAGATAAAGAGACATCTGGATCCGTTTCATTTTCAGTTCCTTGTGTACGAGGCAAtctgatttttgttttgctaggTCTTGTCTATTTGTTATGCACATAA
- the LOC126796197 gene encoding protein SAMBA encodes MSNSSPAHSSMSGERNGSGGAAGLSTDDFYHPSDLISIQDRKDEAMQVLKANLMAALNKEVKSLDEDNWMFEGPRSRINLISRQGGFLQKRLGISKNWNLAGPR; translated from the exons ATGAGTAATTCGTCGCCGGCGCATTCTTCGATGTCAGGAGAAAGAAATGGTAGTGGTGGTGCTGCTGGTTTGTCTACAGATGATTTCTACCACCCATCTGATCTCATTTCGATTCAGGATCGAAAAGACGAGGCTATGCAAG TTTTAAAGGCCAATCTCATGGCTGCCCTTAATAAAGAGGTTAAATCACTTGATGAAGATAACTGGATGTTTGAAGGGCCACGGTCTCGTATCAACCTAATATCTAGACAAG GGGGATTTCTCCAGAAGCGACTGGGCATCTCAAAGAATTGGAATTTGGCCGGACCAAGATGA
- the LOC126796180 gene encoding uncharacterized protein LOC126796180: MSWLLLQQSEKICIESYRQFEVLGVMETQIRPIGLCNSLFVGVFLVLLSGIGLCNGSSAVSDEVKRCDPNSNDIDSSLSCSSKEFVLQSYYEKYDDILDSSFQDFLAKELPIGLCKVLPQNLSLALRLSILHRNLIGSGSHRHLTSSIRLEIKQDSMLELPSHHCEVIVIERLPSGVFADPFELQHLLQRGVYRNIAVFGDTNLELPSFLSNRSAVEVHMDVGHDLLLGQSKESNIDIELPLHARYPPLDESGYWEVIFGTPDFLMRCTVEGQSHNESCLYKIPDIDGSESTPGTIVWNIPSGMKAHARLVSVGTFIAALISAILIAVTSIFYSDNSSKHSKES, encoded by the exons ATGTCATGGCTTCTTTTACAACAGAGTGAGAAGATCTGCATAGAAAGCTATCGCCAATTTGAG GTGCTTGGTGTTATGGAAACTCAGATTAGACCTATTGGGTTGTGCAATTCCTTGTTTGTGGGAGTTTTCTTGGTGTTGCTTTCTGGCATTGGCTTATGCAATGGTTCTTCTGCGGTTTCAGATGAG GTAAAAAGGTGTGATCCAAACTCTAATGACATTGACTCAAGCCTTAGTTGTAGTTCCAAGGAGTTTGTTTTGCAGTCTTACTATGAAAAGTATGATGACATACTAGATTCAAGTTTCCAAGACTTTTTAGCAAAAGAACTTCCTATTGGTTTGTGTAAAGTTCTGCCACAGAATCTGAGTCTCGCTTTAAGACTCTCCATTTTGCATAGGAATCTGATAGGGAGTGGTTCTCATCGTCATCTTACCTCGTCCATTAGACTTGAGATTAAACAAGATTCCATGCTTGAGCTTCCCTCTCACCACTGTGAGGTTATAGTCATTGAAAGACTACCATCTGGGGTTTTTGCCGATCCATTTGAGCTTCAACATCTCCTTCAGCGGGGTG TGTACAGAAATATAGCTGTTTTTGGAGATACAAATCTAGAGTTGCCATCTTTTCTGTCCAATCGTTCTGCTGTTGAGGTTCACATGGATGTCGGTCATGATCTCTTACTGGGTCAGAGTAAAGAGTCCAACATTGATATTGAGCTTCCTCTACATGCACGATATCCG CCTCTAGATGAAAGTGGCTACTGGGAAGTCATATTTGGTACACCTGATTTCCTCATGCGCTGCACTGTTGAGGGACAATCACATAATGAAAGCTGTTTATATAAGATACCAGATATTGATGGTTCAGAATCAACACCAGGCACAATTGTCTGGAACATACCTTCTGGGATGAAGGCACATGCTCGATTGGTTTCCGTCGGTACTTTCATTGCTGCCTTAATTTCAGCCATCCTGATTGCTGTAACATCCATATTTTATTCAGACAACTCCAGCAAACATTCGAAAGAATCCTAG
- the LOC126795551 gene encoding uncharacterized protein LOC126795551, translating into MERTSVNTPPSFKGEGYEDWKGMMKAFISAQDSRAWQCILHGWYPPQSQKEEGSSEIMLKPFDKWTANEIAYSEVENKAMNALYIALSEDERVQIKRCENSKDAWETLENTYEGNKKMKDDESVDHFYKRMIAITSQIKYVNAKKTIPQDEIVMKILRSLPRKFREKKTAISDAYDLDTYSLQELIGNLKTFEAELIDEERVDQKKPKNIAFKATKKIDKNEQDYNAAEYALLTKEFRKILNKRNSGKAALDSRRVQRNADKKTLKTSWSDDEDEKDEKNVAFMASLNSRQTDTDISDAETNFLDYDELEDKYSQLCDISESMNKKLGHLELKVISPETQKQKVEIMFKSSQNLWEEEKNKLISDMQELQEEFNKNEWGSEKQVLLKEVDDLKVDLSNCFNERDSFAAEIKILQKKLDESHEKFTKFEGSSDTVKMLLKT; encoded by the exons ATGGAACGCACTTCGGTGAACACTCCACCTTCGTTCAAAGGAGAGGGATATGAAGACTGGAAAGGAATGATGAAAGCTTTCATCTCTGCACAGGACTCTAGAGCATGGCAATGCATCTTGCACGGTTGGTATCCTCCTCAGTCTCAAAAGGAGGAAGGTAGCTccgaaattatgttaaaaccTTTTGATAAATGGACTGCTAATGAAATTGCTTATAGTGAAGTTGAAAATAAGGCTATGAATGCTTTATATATAGCTTTGTCTGAAGATGAAAGAGTTCAAATTAAGCGTTGTGAAAATTCAAAAGATGCGTGGGAAACTTTAGAAAATACTTATGAAGGAAATAAAAAG ATGAAGGACGATGAGTCTGTGGATCACTTTTATAAAAGAATGATAGCTATCACAAGCCAGATCAAATATGTGAATGCTAAAAAGACGATTCCACAAGATGAAATTGTCATGAAGATCCTCAGATCTCTTCCAAGAAAATTTCGTGAGAAAAAGACTGCCATATCAGATGCTTATGATCTTGATACTTATTCCCTGCAAGAATTAATAGGTAATCTTAAAACTTTTGAAGCAGAGTTAATTGATGAAGAAAGAGTTGACCAGAAAAAGCCAAAAAACATTGCTTTCAAGGCTACTAAGAAAATAGATAAAAATGAACAAGATTATAATGCTGCTGAGTATGCTTTGTTAACAAAAGAATTCAGAAAAATTTTGAACAAAAGAAATTCTGGTAAAGCTGCTTTAGACTCTAGAAGAg TACAGAGAAATGCAGACAAAAAGACATTGAAGACCTCTTGGAGTGATGACGAGgatgagaaagatgaaaaaaatgTGGCATTTATGGCTTCTTTAAATTCTAGACAAACTGATACTGACATCAGTGATGCGGAAACTAATTTTCTGGATTATGATGAGTTAGAAGACAAGTATTCACAGCTGTGTGACATTTCAGAAAGCATGAACAAGAAGCTAGGACATCTGGAACTCAAAGTTATTTCTCCtgaaactcaaaaacaaaaagttgAAATTATGTTCAAATCTTCTCAAAATCTTTGGGaggaagagaaaaataaattgatttcTGATATGCAGGAATTACAGGAAGAATTTAACAAAAACGAATGGGGTTCAGAAAAACAGGTGTTGCTTAAAGAAGTAGACGATCTAAAAGTTGATTTATCTAATTGTTTTAATGAAAGAGATTCTTTTGCAGCAGAAATCAAAATCTTACAGAAAAAACTTGATGAATCTCATGAAAAATTTACAAAGTTTGAAGGAAGTTCTGATACTGTCAAAATGCTTCTTAAGACATGA
- the LOC126795555 gene encoding receptor-like protein EIX1, with protein sequence MSGRSVHSVLAGLACLAIIASTTSCSSVGSSNNMIMCLESERQALLQFKQGLVDESNALASWESEKECCKWRGIACNNQTGHVTSLNISSSSDAHFYSKVPLRGEISPSLLELQHLNYLDLSFNDFEGIVIPKFIGSLSQLKKLGLKACNFSGHVPPQLGNLSSLLTLDLSYNEDVSLEDLEWLTHLSSLRCLDMSELDFSKFVNWPQSLSKLTSLTELRLSLCNLPDVNLGSLSLINSSTSLQLLELSDNFLHSSILFWIANVSTNFVSIDLSRNNLEGGIGIPIGFQSLCSLEWFRLLGNRYSGNIEDSIKALSCANNTLETLDLSYNQFLGTLPNLKHFTKLRELDLSGNRLQGSLSESVGQLSSLEMLHLLGNSMTGVITESHFQNLSRLQDLSLSDNRFSMNLSSDWNPPFQLARLDMSYCNVGPAIPNWILKQTNITDLYLHNTGISGSLPDKFWDLLPGLQQLDLSKNRIHGKLPNLSTTSLSSFCATSFGALRLLDISENKLSGEIPDNCSMQFQNLNSLNLGKNNLTGKIPSWRITFFRELFQINGKLAIDLSSNNLSGRIPYWIGQQYLVILNLRHNQFHGTIPLSLCNLGSIHVLDLSHNNISGDLPHCFNSISISAAGDFNKYGHMMMVVVELPVRNTRIIDMSSNYLVGEIPDSIANMDAMASFNLSRNYLTGKLPEDFGNVKTLESLDLSRNNLSGNIPAIYASLNFLGVLDLSHNNLSGRIPAGAQLQSFDASVYTGNFGLCGPPLTTICSKDGTTQGDGTMTGNATKEHGSDDLRDLGLIISAVLGFTSGFWIVCGSLMLKSTWRYAYFKFLDDSRDWIYVKLAVYKAKMQRRLER encoded by the exons ATGAGTGGTAGGTCTGTGCATTCTGTTTTGGCTGGGCTCGCGTGCCTCGCCATTATTGCCTCTACTACTTCTTGTTCAAGTGTTGGAAGCTCCAACAACATGATCATGTGCTTGGAGAGTGAAAGGCAGGCTCTTCTCCAGTTCAAACAAGGCCTTGTCGATGAGTCTAACGCTCTTGCTTCTTGGGAAAGTGAGAAAGAATGCTGCAAGTGGAGAGGAATAGCATGCAACAATCAAACAGGTCATGTCACCAGTCTTAATATCTCCTCAAGTAGTGATGCACACTTCTATTCCAAAGTCCCGTTAAGAGGTGAAATTAGTCCTTCACTACTTGAATTGCAACACCTAAATTACTTGGACCTCAGTTTTAATGATTTTGAAGGGATTGTGATTCCCAAATTCATTGGCTCATTGAGTCAATTGAAAAAACTAGGACTCAAAGCCTGTAATTTTAGCGGGCATGTTCCTCCCCAGCTTGGAAACCTCTCTAGTTTGCTCACTCTGGATCTTTCCTATAATGAAGATGTTAGCTTAGAAGATCTCGAGTGGCTAACCCATCTTTCTTCCCTGAGATGCCTGGACATGTCGGAGCtagatttttcaaaatttgtgAATTGGCCACAATCTTTAAGCAAGCTCACTTCACTGACAGAGCTTCGGTTATCTCTCTGCAATCTTCCTGATGTCAATCTAGGATCACTTTCCTTGATCAATTCTTCCACCTCTCTTCAACTCCTTGAACTTTCTGataattttcttcattcttcaatATTGTTTTGGATAGCCAATGTCAGCACCAACTTTGTCTCTATTGATCTGTCTAGGAATAACCTAGAAGGTGGGATAGGGATACCAATAGGCTTTCAAAGCTTATGCAGCTTAGAGTGGTTCAGGTTATTGGGAAATCGATACTCTGGAAACATTGAGGACTCTATAAAAGCCTTGTCTTGTGCTAACAACACACTGGAGACCTTGGACTTGAGTTATAACCAGTTTTTGGGGACACTGCCAAATCTGAAACATTTTACAAAGTTAAGAGAGTTAGATCTCTCCGGTAATCGACTACAGGGGTCTCTGTCGGAAAGTGTTGGGCAACTCTCTAGCCTCGAAATGCTACATCTCTTGGGGAATTCTATGACCGGTGTCATCACAGAATCCCACTTTCAGAATCTCTCTCGTTTACAGGATTTGTCTCTTTCCGATAATCGTTTCTCTATGAACCTCAGCTCTGATTGGAACCCACCATTTCAACTTGCTCGACTAGACATGTCATACTGCAATGTTGGCCCAGCTATTCCGAACTGGATTCTCAAGCAGACGAATATTACTGACCTTTATCTGCATAACACCGGAATATCAGGATCATTACCTGATAAGTTTTGGGATCTACTTCCCGGCTTACAACAGTTGGATCTCTCTAAGAACCGAATCCATGGGAAACTGCCGAATCTGTCAACAACAAGCTTGTCTTCTTTCTGTGCAACTTCCTTCGGGGCTCTTCGTCTTCTCGACATTTCTGAGAACAAACTGTCAGGGGAGATTCCTGATAATTGTTCAatgcaatttcaaaatttgaattcATTGAATTTGGGAAAGAACAATTTAACTGGGAAGATACCGAGCTG GAGAATTACCTTCTTTAGAGAACTGTTCCAGATTAATGGCAAATTGGCAATTGACCTTAGCAGCAACAACCTTTCGGGAAGGATACCTTATTGGATTGGCCAGCAATACTTGGTGATTCTAAACTTACGGCACAATCAGTTCCATGGAACCATACCTCTCTCCCTTTGCAATCTAGGCAGCATTCATGTTTTGGACCTCTCTCACAACAACATCTCAGGAGACTTGCCTCATTGCTTCAATAGCATATCAATTTCGGCCGCCGGAGATTTTAACAAATATGGTCACATGATGATGGTTGTTGTGGAGCTCCCCGTTAGAAATACGAGAATCATTGACATGTCAAGCAATTATTTGGTCGGGGAAATTCCGGATAGTATAGCAAATATGGACGCGATGGCTTCCTTCAACTTGTCAAGAAACTATTTGACGGGAAAGCTTCCTGAAGACTTTGGTAATGTGAAGACATTGGAATCTCTGGATTTGTCAAGAAACAATCTATCTGGCAATATTCCTGCAATTTATGCGAGCTTAAACTTTCTTGGAGTGCTGGACTTATCACACAACAACTTGTCGGGAAGAATTCCAGCAGGCGCCCAACTTCAGAGTTTCGATGCTTCTGTTTATACTGGAAATTTTGGACTTTGTGGACCGCCGCTGACAACAATTTGCTCAAAAGATGGAACGACTCAAGGTGATGGGACTATGACTGGTAATGCAACCAAGGAACATGGTAGTGATGATCTCCGAGACCTGGGATTAATTATTAGTGCAGTGTTGGGATTTACCAGTGGATTTTGGATAGTATGTGGCAGTTTAATGCTTAAGAGCACTTGGAGATACGCTTATTTCAAATTCTTGGATGATTCAAGAGATTGGATTTATGTCAAATTGGCTGTGTACAAGGCTAAAATGCAGAGGAGACTTGAAAGATAA